The genome window CATCAAGCCCTCAACTTATGTGCAAAGGTTTTGTAGGATACAAGCGGATTCTCTTGCGCATTCCTTGGAAAAATTATATCTTAATATACTTATTTGTCAAGACTTACGCTTATATCAGCAAGCCCTAAATAGGTCCTCGAGATAAAATTTCAAATCCATATAAGCGTCAAACGATTTTTTTTCTAAAACCACAATAAAATCCATATCGCTGTCCCCAACGGCTTCGTTGCGCGCATGGGATCCAAACAAAGCGATTTCACGGACTCCGAATCGTTTGATGTCGTTGCGATGTTCTTTGATTGTTTTTAATATTTCATCGCGCGTAAGCATGATTATGGTTCCTGTTTTTCCTCTATTATATTTGTTTTTTGTTTTATGGTTTATTGAATCGCGAATACTCCCGAATCAAAGCCGCCGCTGTATCATAATCGCCCAGATTATAAGCGGCGTCGAGGCGGGAAAACGCCGCCGCTTCGCTCCAGACGGTTTCCGATTTTTCCCGCAGTGCAGTATCGGAGCGCGTGTCCGGTTTTTGATCTTCCGCCAATCGCCGCTGCGATCGTTTCCGCGCTTCCGTCAGGAAATGGCGATAACGGAATTCGCGGATCAGGTCGAGGATATAGCGGCGCTCGTCGGGGCTGATATTTTGCCGCAGCGCATTGGCCAGGAACGCGGGGAGTTCCGGCGCCCAATCGCCGCCAAGGCGTTCGATTTCGCCG of Candidatus Omnitrophota bacterium contains these proteins:
- a CDS encoding nucleotidyltransferase domain-containing protein, with protein sequence MLTRDEILKTIKEHRNDIKRFGVREIALFGSHARNEAVGDSDMDFIVVLEKKSFDAYMDLKFYLEDLFRAC